One genomic region from Fictibacillus marinisediminis encodes:
- a CDS encoding 2-keto-3-deoxygluconate permease: MKLKQTIERVPGGLMVVPLLFGALLNTVDQLHLQPVMKFLKSLGVAKTPEGYYEFLRIGGFSQELFKDSALVLIALFLFCAGSQMNLRVGGAALKKGVLLTTSKYLTGLAVGLLFGYFFDPMDGLFGLSTLAIIAAMTNGNGGMYAALTGQYGNRSDVGAVAVLSLNDGPFFTLMSLGLLGSSFPVIAFIAVLLPIAIGMILGNLDEDIRDFLKAGEILPVPFFAFALGAGMNLASFFNPSVVTAGLTIGILTTVLTGFTGILVFKLFREKSYIAPVSEASTAGNAAGTPAAIAAAASVAAGSGMMSATEAQSYQDIVNIATAQISIATLTTALLCPIAVILVDKYQRRKGINGRLEKFELESGSSQEERVPSTTV; encoded by the coding sequence ATGAAACTCAAACAAACGATTGAAAGAGTGCCAGGCGGATTAATGGTCGTGCCTTTATTGTTCGGTGCGTTGCTTAATACGGTGGATCAGCTTCATCTTCAACCTGTGATGAAATTTTTAAAATCACTTGGTGTGGCAAAGACGCCCGAAGGCTATTACGAGTTTTTGAGGATTGGAGGATTCTCTCAGGAACTGTTTAAAGACAGTGCCCTTGTCTTGATAGCCCTCTTTCTCTTTTGCGCGGGCAGCCAAATGAATTTGCGTGTAGGAGGCGCAGCCCTAAAAAAAGGTGTGCTGCTCACTACTTCCAAGTATCTGACCGGGCTTGCTGTGGGCTTGCTGTTTGGCTACTTCTTTGATCCAATGGATGGTTTGTTCGGCTTATCGACTCTGGCGATTATCGCGGCGATGACGAATGGAAACGGCGGAATGTATGCCGCGCTCACGGGCCAGTACGGCAACCGTTCTGACGTTGGGGCAGTAGCAGTGCTCTCCTTGAACGACGGACCTTTTTTCACGTTAATGTCATTGGGCCTTTTGGGATCCAGTTTTCCAGTCATTGCTTTCATTGCGGTTCTCTTGCCGATCGCGATCGGGATGATTCTCGGAAATTTGGACGAAGATATTCGCGATTTTCTCAAGGCGGGAGAAATTCTGCCTGTTCCGTTCTTTGCCTTCGCACTCGGAGCCGGTATGAACCTGGCGAGTTTCTTTAACCCTTCAGTCGTTACTGCAGGTCTTACAATAGGAATTCTAACGACAGTTCTTACAGGATTCACTGGCATTCTCGTGTTTAAATTATTCAGGGAAAAAAGCTATATCGCACCGGTATCCGAAGCTTCCACAGCCGGGAACGCAGCCGGTACGCCTGCAGCCATAGCTGCTGCGGCGTCCGTTGCCGCAGGGTCGGGAATGATGAGTGCCACTGAAGCACAGTCCTACCAGGATATTGTGAACATCGCCACCGCACAGATCTCGATTGCCACCCTAACAACGGCTCTATTATGCCCGATCGCAGTCATTTTGGTGGACAAGTATCAAAGAAGAAAAGGAATCAATGGCCGGCTAGAGAAGTTTGAATTGGAGAGCGGCTCGAGCCAGGAAGAACGTGTTCCTTCAACTACTGTCTGA
- a CDS encoding universal stress protein, whose translation MKYEKILVAMDGSEGSKQALEYGIELANSMGSELTLAHVLNEPAYPLYGEGYSMAAYQDSIEQEVRQAATLEKSHGEELLAQASDAVPKDFINVKTELLEGEAARSICAYASTNNIDLIIMGSRGLSGFKRLVLGSVSQRVLSEANCPVLVTK comes from the coding sequence ATGAAGTATGAAAAAATTCTCGTGGCCATGGATGGATCGGAAGGAAGCAAACAGGCGCTGGAATACGGAATTGAGCTGGCAAATAGCATGGGCAGCGAATTAACGCTGGCTCATGTCTTGAATGAGCCTGCCTATCCGCTTTATGGAGAAGGGTATTCGATGGCAGCTTATCAAGATTCGATCGAACAGGAAGTCAGACAGGCAGCCACCCTGGAAAAAAGTCATGGGGAAGAGCTTTTAGCTCAAGCGAGCGACGCTGTTCCGAAGGATTTCATCAACGTAAAAACAGAACTGCTCGAAGGAGAAGCAGCTCGCTCCATCTGTGCCTATGCCAGCACAAATAACATCGACCTGATCATCATGGGAAGCCGCGGCCTAAGCGGATTTAAGCGTTTGGTGCTCGGAAGTGTCAGCCAAAGAGTGCTTTCCGAAGCGAACTGTCCGGTATTAGTGACGAAATAG
- a CDS encoding peptidoglycan-binding domain-containing protein, with protein sequence MKPWKKVTASVLTASALLMGAPSIAGAQEKPDYSIFQLPKSGVLKAGDRGENVKVLQWALNKVVDAGLKTDGIYGSKTKNAVIKFQKSTKNLAADGIYGKKTHAALSEKVNSFGFPEMVLKEGSKGEAVRILQKALNEIGSALTVDGIYGPKTKAAVLTFQKKYPEVKDTGVFDADTRILLDKVLHD encoded by the coding sequence ATGAAACCATGGAAAAAAGTTACGGCTTCAGTGTTGACAGCATCAGCCTTGCTTATGGGAGCACCTTCAATTGCGGGAGCACAAGAAAAGCCCGATTATTCTATTTTTCAGCTGCCAAAATCAGGTGTGCTGAAAGCGGGAGACAGAGGAGAAAACGTTAAAGTTTTGCAATGGGCGTTAAATAAAGTAGTGGATGCCGGTTTGAAAACAGACGGAATCTACGGTTCAAAAACAAAGAATGCCGTTATTAAATTTCAAAAGAGTACTAAAAATTTAGCTGCCGATGGCATTTATGGGAAGAAAACACATGCTGCCCTTTCGGAAAAAGTCAATTCCTTTGGTTTTCCGGAAATGGTTTTGAAGGAAGGCAGCAAGGGGGAAGCGGTCCGCATTCTCCAGAAAGCGCTAAATGAAATTGGGTCTGCTCTTACAGTTGATGGAATCTATGGCCCTAAAACAAAAGCAGCTGTTCTTACGTTTCAAAAGAAATACCCTGAGGTAAAGGATACGGGTGTATTTGATGCAGACACAAGAATCCTTCTTGATAAAGTTCTGCATGACTGA
- a CDS encoding glycerate kinase — MKIVIAPDSYKGSLTAVEAAEAIERGVKKADSTIQTILVPAADGGEGTMDTLVAATGGRKKSVRVTGPLHSEISAEYGILGDQKTCVIEMASASGLCLVSPEELNPLTATTYGTGQLIKQGLDDGFRSFVLAIGGSATNDGGAGMLQALGLELLDDSGQVVPFGGGELHNIKEIDLSGFDPRVKECSFLIASDVQNPLVGKEGASAVFGPQKGATEEMMKLLDNNMVHWGNKVEQATGIRLHEMPGAGAAGGIGGAFQAFFPAKMKRGVDVVTEYAGLPQALDGSDLVITGEGRVDFQTASGKTPMGVAQRAKESGVPTMILAGSVGEGIEILYQYGVISITSMIQQPLTLEEAMQRAPQLLEYSAEQLVRTFIQCNKKTESGVLHYETQTND; from the coding sequence ATGAAAATTGTGATCGCTCCCGATTCCTATAAAGGAAGCTTGACAGCGGTAGAGGCAGCGGAAGCCATAGAACGGGGAGTGAAGAAAGCCGATTCCACGATCCAGACCATTCTTGTGCCGGCAGCTGACGGGGGTGAAGGGACGATGGATACCTTGGTTGCTGCAACGGGTGGAAGGAAAAAATCGGTTCGGGTAACCGGTCCTCTTCACAGTGAGATTAGTGCTGAATATGGCATATTGGGAGATCAAAAGACTTGTGTGATTGAGATGGCATCTGCCTCAGGCCTGTGCCTTGTTTCTCCTGAAGAGCTTAATCCTCTGACAGCAACTACATATGGCACGGGACAATTGATCAAACAGGGGCTCGATGATGGTTTTCGTTCTTTTGTATTGGCGATCGGAGGATCCGCTACGAATGACGGCGGAGCGGGAATGCTCCAAGCCCTAGGTTTAGAGCTGCTGGATGATAGCGGACAAGTTGTTCCGTTCGGAGGCGGTGAGCTTCATAACATAAAAGAAATAGACTTGTCCGGGTTCGACCCGAGAGTGAAAGAATGCTCCTTTCTGATTGCCTCAGACGTACAAAATCCGCTGGTCGGCAAGGAAGGCGCATCTGCTGTTTTCGGCCCGCAAAAGGGGGCGACAGAAGAGATGATGAAACTACTCGATAACAACATGGTCCACTGGGGAAATAAGGTGGAGCAAGCGACAGGAATCAGGCTTCATGAAATGCCCGGTGCCGGAGCAGCAGGCGGGATCGGCGGCGCGTTCCAAGCTTTCTTTCCGGCAAAGATGAAAAGGGGAGTGGACGTCGTCACAGAGTATGCCGGTTTGCCGCAGGCACTGGATGGATCAGACCTCGTCATTACAGGTGAAGGAAGAGTTGATTTTCAGACCGCTTCAGGAAAAACGCCGATGGGTGTGGCACAGCGGGCCAAAGAAAGCGGAGTTCCAACGATGATTCTTGCCGGTTCTGTCGGAGAAGGGATTGAAATTCTCTATCAATACGGAGTGATCAGTATTACAAGTATGATCCAGCAGCCATTAACACTCGAGGAGGCGATGCAGCGTGCGCCTCAATTACTGGAGTATAGTGCAGAACAGCTCGTAAGAACGTTTATACAGTGCAATAAAAAAACGGAAAGCGGGGTTTTACACTATGAAACTCAAACAAACGATTGA
- a CDS encoding CdaR family transcriptional regulator, producing MLTTEIAEMIVKETSARLNRNVNIMSNKGIIIASCDSSRLYHMHEGALEVLRTEQPFTIPINHKGKWKGAQSGINLPIVFDHKIVGVIGITGDPEEMRDFGGLVKMTTELLIKQAYMATQAEWQQRTKEMIIENLLKEVPAMEHIERRLSLLHICLAPPFYTVVIQLEDRSLSDTMILQQLEKAAGASSCLIGFVNTNRLCIVLSGMEDEMIQKKVEAIDQVLKFLRLTFRLAYSTLFMDLKMFNQSYEDCSLALEISDVHQEVVSFAELEAKALIYQTETAAGTRLIKRVLHRSLRPLIETLQVFFEHHLNMQKTADHLHIHRNTLIYRLNKIKEETGYDPRNFKDALTLQMAIWILEKKEKGAD from the coding sequence ATGCTTACAACAGAGATTGCTGAGATGATTGTAAAAGAAACATCTGCCCGCCTAAACCGAAACGTCAATATCATGAGCAATAAAGGAATCATTATCGCTTCCTGTGACTCTTCCCGCCTGTATCACATGCATGAAGGTGCATTAGAGGTATTGCGAACCGAACAGCCTTTTACCATTCCGATTAATCACAAAGGAAAATGGAAAGGAGCTCAATCCGGCATTAACCTGCCGATTGTTTTTGATCATAAAATTGTCGGTGTGATCGGAATTACTGGAGATCCAGAGGAAATGAGGGACTTTGGGGGACTGGTAAAAATGACAACCGAACTGCTGATCAAGCAGGCTTACATGGCCACACAGGCGGAGTGGCAGCAGCGAACGAAGGAGATGATCATTGAAAACCTGCTTAAAGAGGTGCCTGCCATGGAACATATCGAGCGCCGGCTAAGTCTCCTTCACATCTGCCTTGCTCCTCCCTTTTATACCGTTGTGATCCAGCTGGAAGACCGTTCTCTTTCCGATACGATGATTCTTCAGCAGCTTGAAAAAGCAGCTGGTGCATCCAGCTGCCTGATTGGCTTTGTGAACACCAACCGCTTATGCATTGTCCTTTCCGGCATGGAAGACGAAATGATCCAAAAGAAAGTAGAAGCGATCGATCAGGTGCTAAAATTTCTAAGACTGACTTTCCGGTTGGCTTACAGCACGCTTTTTATGGACCTTAAAATGTTTAATCAATCATATGAAGATTGCTCTCTTGCACTTGAAATCAGTGATGTTCATCAGGAAGTGGTCTCGTTTGCCGAGCTTGAAGCAAAAGCGCTCATCTATCAAACGGAAACAGCGGCCGGCACAAGACTCATTAAGCGCGTGCTCCATCGATCATTGCGTCCATTGATTGAAACCCTGCAGGTATTTTTTGAACATCATCTCAACATGCAGAAAACGGCAGATCACCTTCACATTCACCGTAATACGCTGATCTACAGGCTCAATAAGATAAAGGAAGAAACAGGGTATGACCCCAGGAATTTCAAGGATGCTCTTACCCTGCAAATGGCAATATGGATTTTGGAGAAAAAGGAAAAGGGAGCAGATTAA
- a CDS encoding GNAT family N-acetyltransferase, with protein MGLEFKRASDMEMEEIYELAGENRREATGSQSEDNRQKMIEAYEHSAKFDAYFVCLMDNSTLLGWVMIDKSIDYLTGDEIGWINDLFVKVPYRGKGYSTLLMEEALNEFRKNGYHDVRLNVYTHNEKAMKLYEKIGFKDVSKFMKITL; from the coding sequence ATGGGGTTGGAATTTAAAAGGGCTTCAGATATGGAAATGGAAGAAATCTACGAGTTAGCGGGCGAAAACCGCAGGGAAGCAACTGGCAGCCAATCAGAGGACAATCGTCAAAAGATGATTGAAGCCTATGAGCATTCTGCGAAATTTGATGCTTACTTTGTCTGTTTGATGGATAACAGCACATTGCTCGGGTGGGTGATGATCGATAAATCGATTGATTACTTAACCGGTGACGAAATTGGCTGGATCAATGATTTATTTGTGAAAGTACCATACAGAGGGAAGGGCTACTCTACTTTATTAATGGAAGAAGCACTCAATGAATTTAGAAAAAACGGCTATCATGATGTAAGGCTGAATGTCTATACACATAATGAAAAAGCAATGAAACTATATGAAAAAATTGGCTTTAAAGATGTAAGCAAGTTTATGAAAATTACGCTATAA